A region from the Triticum aestivum cultivar Chinese Spring chromosome 3D, IWGSC CS RefSeq v2.1, whole genome shotgun sequence genome encodes:
- the LOC123075806 gene encoding uncharacterized protein has product MEFLAADWSSLPADLLNRIADRFLATSDVDYYMDFRAVCRRWRSTTQDPKNSPDPRFHPRHWVNINGASCRSNTRLLVNTATGRTLRQELGLLRHFNIISTTTDGLLALMDCTPPHNTCVLNPFTGYLIRFMAQRPGELVEYAALESGSPPTIFFFCKDYMDDNWVIHESSRKVYMAQPDSESLAIYEDRCAFPLIRLAASGIYTIGGADLGSLTRRIFDLMRFYMADLAEISDNDYTIMSDEKSLWKLCVGRCFLTESAGKVLIIMKLAHGVVVYRLHTHNYKLEHVEDIGNCAIFLDLYCWCLCVNADKFPSVHANCVYYQKSRLAVANYMCMYNLKSEREERVDEKFEHLLLDQRLSRL; this is encoded by the coding sequence ATGGAATTTTTGGCAGCTGACTGGTCCTCGCTCCCAGCCGACCTCCTCAACCGCATCGCCGACCGCTTCCTGGCCACCAGTGACGTCGATTACTACATGGATTTCCGTGCCGTCTGCCGTCGCTGGCGCTCCACCACCCAAGACCCCAAGAATTCCCCGGACCCTCGCTTCCACCCCCGTCACTGGGTCAACATCAACGGAGCCTCTTGCCGCTCCAACACGCGCCTCTTGGTGAACACCGCCactggccgaaccctgcgccaggAACTCGGTCTGCTCCGTCACTTTAACATTATCAGTACCACCACAGATGGTCTCCTTGCTTTGATGGACTGTACACCCCCCCACAATACATGCGTCCTCAATCCTTTCACAGGCTACTTGATCCGTTTTATGGCGCAGCGACCCGGCGAGCTCGTGGAATATGCTGCCCTCGAGTCCGGTTCTCCACCCACCATTTTCTTTTTCTGCAAGGACTACATGGATGATAACTGGGTTATACACGAATCATCTCGCAAGGTCTACATGGCTCAGCCTGACAGTGAGTCTCTCGCCATCTATGAGGACAGGTGTGCTTTCCCTTTGATCAGGCTGGCTGCCAGCGGTATCTACACTATTGGTGGTGCTGACCTTGGATCTTTGACCAGAAGGATTTTTGATCTAATGAGGTTTTACATGGCCGATCTTGCTGAGATATCTGACAATGACTATACCATTATGTCGGACGAAAAATCTTTATGGAAGCTTTGTGTAGGACGTTGTTTCCTAACGGAATCAGCTGGAAAAGTGTTGATCATCATGAAGCTAGCACATGGCGTCGTGGTCTACAGATTACACACTCACAACTATAAACTCGAGCATGTGGAGGACATTGGCAACTGTGCCATCTTCTTAGATCTGTATTGTTGGTGCTTGTGTGTTAATGCCGATAAATTTCCATCAGTCCACGCCAACTGCGTCTATTACCAGAAAAGCCGACTAGCTGTTGCTAATTATATGTGCATGTATAATCTCAAGTCCGAGAGAGAAGAAAGAGTTGATGAAAAATTTGAGCATCTTCTTTTGGACCAAAGGCTGTctcggctttaa